TGAGGAAGTGGTCGGGGACGTGCATGTCGGGCTCCTGTCATCGGGGACGCACAAGGAATGACCTGCATGGCCGGCGGCACCGGTGCCGCACCTCGGCAACGTATGCCCGGACCCCGCACGAGGGCAGGGCGGCACGGGCTGTGTGCGTCGATGCGCAGGCACGCGGGTAGCGCCCGGCGGCGCGGCGGTGCGGGGCCCGCCCGGCACCCCACCCGGCACCCCACCCGGCACCCCGCCGGGCACCTCCCCGGCCGCGGCGGGCTAGGGTCTCGTGACGTGAGCGAGCGAGCGAGCACCGTGTCCGAGACGTTCGACCCCGACGCCTGGCGTGCGGTCGACGGCTTCGACCTCCAGGACGTCACCTACCACCGGGGCGTCGAGCGGGGCACCGGCGCGCGGGGCACCGATGAGCGGGACCTGCCGGTCGTGCGCATCGCCTTCGACCGCCCGGAGGTCCGCAACGCCTTCCGCCCGCAGACCGTCGACGAGCTCTACCGTGCCCTGGACCACGCGCGGATGACGCCCGACGTCGGCACCGTCATCCTCACCGGCAACGGCCCGAGCCCCCGGGACGGCGGGTGGGCGTTCAGCTCCGGCGGCGACCAGCGCATCCGCGGCCGCGACGGGTACCGGTACGAGGCCCCCGGCTCGGACGACCAGGCCCCCGCCGCCCAGCGCCGCGAGCAGATCGACCCCGCCCGCGCGGGCCGCCTGCACATCCTCGAGGTGCAGCGCCTCATCCGGACGATGCCCAAGGTGGTCATCGCCGCGGTGGACGGCTGGGCCGCCGGCGGCGGGCACAGCCTCCACGTCGTGTGCGACCTGTCCATCGCGTGCCGCGAGCACGCCCGGTTCATGCAGACCGACGCCAACGTCGGCTCCTTCGACGCCGGGTACGGGTCCGCGCTCCTCGCCCGCCAGGTCGGGGACAAGCGCGCCCGCGAGATCTTCTTCCTCGCCCGCGAGTACTCCGCCGAGGACGCGATGCGGTGGGGCGCCGTCAACGAGGTGGCCGACCACTCCGACATCGAGCGCCTCGCCCTGGAGTACGCCCGGATCATCGCCACCAAGTCGCCGCAGGCGATCCGCATGCTCAAGTTCGCCTTCAACCTCGCCGACGACGGGATGGCCGGCCAGCAGGTGTTCGCCGGGGAGGCCACGCGGCTGGCGTACATGACCGACGAGGCGGTCGAGGGCCGTGACGCGTTCGTCGAGCGCCGCGAGCCCGACTGGTCGGGCTACCCCTACTACTTCTGAGCCCGCCTCCTTCGGAGCCGGCGCTACGGCCCGAACGAGCCGAGCATCGTGGTGAGGACCGCCCCGCCCACCAGCGCGAGCCCGACGACGAGCGCGGTGATGACGAGGGCCGCGGCGACGACGGCGACCCGCTGGGCGCGCGCGCCCTCCCCCCGGCGGGCGGGCAGGCCGAAGGACCGGGCCGGGGCGGAGTCGGACGGGCGGGCAGGGGTTCCGGTGAGCATGGCTCCACCCTCGCGCCGCACCCCGGCCGGGCACATCGACCGGCGGGCGGAACCTGCGGGCGGCCGGGTCGGCCCACGGGGGCACGCCCGTCTCCACCCCGGGGATGACCCGGGCCGGCCCCCGCGCCGACCTACCCTGGTCCCGTGACGCCCCTCGAGCCCCCGCCCCGGCCGGCCGAGGGCGGGACCCGGCCCGCCGCCGTCGCCACCCTCCTCGCGGACCTCGCCGCCACGCT
The sequence above is a segment of the Georgenia faecalis genome. Coding sequences within it:
- a CDS encoding 1,4-dihydroxy-2-naphthoyl-CoA synthase gives rise to the protein MSERASTVSETFDPDAWRAVDGFDLQDVTYHRGVERGTGARGTDERDLPVVRIAFDRPEVRNAFRPQTVDELYRALDHARMTPDVGTVILTGNGPSPRDGGWAFSSGGDQRIRGRDGYRYEAPGSDDQAPAAQRREQIDPARAGRLHILEVQRLIRTMPKVVIAAVDGWAAGGGHSLHVVCDLSIACREHARFMQTDANVGSFDAGYGSALLARQVGDKRAREIFFLAREYSAEDAMRWGAVNEVADHSDIERLALEYARIIATKSPQAIRMLKFAFNLADDGMAGQQVFAGEATRLAYMTDEAVEGRDAFVERREPDWSGYPYYF